A section of the Corynebacterium auris genome encodes:
- the truA gene encoding tRNA pseudouridine(38-40) synthase TruA produces MTVRNANTEGETERDEVRLRLDIAYDGTGFHGWARQRDSADGTPTRTVQATLEDALSTILRSPARLTVAGRTDAGVHATGQVAHLDVPRASLEQRSIDGRPENLVRRLAKFLPEDVRVTAVRKAHPLFDARFAALERSYVYRVTTNPAGALPTRRADTAVWPKPVDIERMQAAADLVVGLHDYAAFCKARPHATTVREVSEMRWVEASTSDEPELYEAHVSADAFCWNMVRALVASCLEVGEGRRDATWVGGLLGERQRSPEVRLAPARGLTLTGVTYPAERDYAERVRATRARRDAL; encoded by the coding sequence GTGACCGTACGCAACGCGAATACCGAGGGCGAGACCGAACGCGATGAGGTGCGCCTGCGCCTCGACATCGCCTACGACGGCACCGGTTTCCACGGGTGGGCCCGGCAACGGGACTCGGCCGACGGCACGCCCACCCGCACGGTCCAGGCGACCCTCGAAGACGCGCTGAGCACCATCCTGCGCTCCCCGGCGCGGCTCACGGTGGCCGGGCGCACCGACGCCGGCGTCCACGCCACCGGGCAGGTCGCCCACCTCGACGTCCCGCGGGCCAGCCTCGAGCAGCGCTCCATCGACGGCCGGCCCGAAAACCTCGTGCGCCGCCTGGCCAAGTTCCTCCCCGAGGACGTGCGGGTCACCGCCGTCCGAAAGGCGCACCCGCTTTTCGACGCCCGCTTCGCCGCCCTGGAGCGCAGCTACGTCTACCGGGTGACCACCAACCCGGCGGGAGCCCTGCCCACCCGGCGGGCGGACACTGCCGTGTGGCCGAAGCCGGTGGACATTGAGCGCATGCAGGCCGCGGCGGACCTCGTGGTCGGGCTGCACGACTACGCGGCTTTTTGCAAGGCGCGCCCGCACGCTACGACGGTGCGGGAGGTGAGCGAGATGCGCTGGGTGGAGGCGTCGACAAGCGACGAGCCCGAGCTCTACGAGGCCCACGTGAGCGCGGACGCCTTCTGCTGGAATATGGTGCGCGCGCTCGTGGCCTCCTGCCTTGAGGTGGGCGAGGGGCGGCGGGACGCGACCTGGGTGGGCGGGCTGCTGGGGGAGAGGCAGCGCTCGCCCGAGGTCCGGCTTGCGCCCGCTCGGGGGCTCACGCTGACCGGGGTGACCTACCCGGCCGAGCGGGACTACGCCGAGCGCGTCCGCGCGACCCGGGCCCGCCGCGACGCGCTCTAA